In Thermodesulfobacteriota bacterium, one DNA window encodes the following:
- a CDS encoding ATP-binding cassette domain-containing protein — MLRLIHLPTFWTIVIDFVIWFIIHIGVVALMVRVPARHFNPKGWLYRGRSWEKGGDLYQDVFKVKKWKQHLPDGASFLGRFGFPKKQLNGKDQSYFEAFLVETCRAEATHWIFILFAPLFFLWNPTWVGWVMIFYALAENLPFIIAQRYNRFRFGRLLTPERGKGSSTTKNHPILLVKDLWKRFGKVDAVQGLTFEIRRGECFGLLGPNGAGKTTTIGLLAGLIPPDRGRILIDGIDLLSNPLEAKTKLGLVPQNLALYPSLTARDNLIFFGRLYGLKGRHLEERVAHALTFVSLWDRAGQPVGTFSHGMKRRLNIAAGLLHEPDLLILDEPTVGVDPQSRMAILESLRSLNQAGMSLLYTTHYIEEAHRLCERIAILDWGKVIALGPPAQLIREFGRGMIRLELNGEADDPLIEKMRRVGSVTIVDPQKRVFFIETAHLEQASRALLDFVGSEEGKLKTLHLSEPNLETVFIHLTGRTLRDG, encoded by the coding sequence ATGTTGAGGCTGATTCACCTTCCCACCTTCTGGACCATCGTCATCGATTTTGTGATCTGGTTTATCATTCACATCGGAGTCGTCGCCCTGATGGTCAGGGTGCCCGCCCGCCATTTCAATCCCAAGGGTTGGCTTTATCGGGGGAGGAGCTGGGAAAAAGGGGGAGACCTTTACCAAGACGTCTTTAAGGTTAAAAAGTGGAAGCAACACCTGCCCGACGGGGCCTCCTTTCTCGGAAGGTTTGGATTTCCGAAAAAGCAACTGAACGGGAAGGACCAGAGCTATTTCGAGGCATTCCTCGTCGAGACCTGTCGGGCCGAGGCCACCCATTGGATCTTCATCCTCTTCGCCCCCCTCTTCTTCCTGTGGAATCCCACTTGGGTGGGTTGGGTCATGATCTTCTATGCCCTGGCCGAAAATCTTCCCTTCATCATCGCCCAGAGGTATAATCGATTCCGCTTCGGCCGTCTCTTGACCCCGGAAAGGGGAAAAGGGTCCTCCACAACGAAAAACCACCCCATCCTTCTGGTCAAAGACCTCTGGAAACGTTTCGGCAAGGTCGATGCGGTTCAGGGCTTAACCTTCGAGATCCGAAGGGGAGAGTGTTTTGGCCTTCTGGGGCCCAATGGGGCGGGCAAGACGACGACCATCGGGCTACTGGCCGGATTGATCCCTCCGGACCGGGGCCGGATCCTAATCGACGGGATCGACCTCCTATCAAACCCCCTGGAGGCCAAGACGAAACTCGGTTTGGTCCCCCAGAACCTGGCCCTTTATCCCTCCTTGACCGCACGGGACAACCTCATCTTCTTCGGGAGGCTTTATGGCTTAAAAGGAAGACACCTGGAAGAACGGGTGGCCCATGCCTTAACCTTCGTCTCCTTGTGGGATCGGGCGGGCCAGCCGGTAGGCACCTTCTCCCACGGGATGAAGCGACGCCTCAATATTGCGGCAGGTCTCCTCCACGAGCCCGACCTGCTCATCCTCGATGAACCCACGGTGGGCGTAGACCCGCAAAGCCGGATGGCCATCCTCGAAAGCCTACGTTCCCTGAACCAGGCCGGCATGAGCCTTCTTTACACCACCCATTACATTGAGGAGGCCCATCGCCTGTGCGAGCGCATCGCCATTCTGGATTGGGGAAAGGTGATCGCCCTGGGTCCTCCGGCCCAACTCATCCGGGAGTTCGGAAGGGGGATGATCCGTCTCGAGCTGAACGGCGAGGCCGATGACCCTTTGATCGAAAAGATGAGACGGGTGGGGTCGGTCACGATCGTGGACCCGCAGAAGCGTGTGTTCTTCATCGAAACAGCGCATCTTGAGCAGGCCTCGAGGGCGTTGCTCGATTTCGTGGGAAGCGAGGAGGGAAAACTCAAAACCCTCCACCTTTCGGAGCCCAATCTGGAAACGGTCTTTATCCATTTAACCGGCAGGACCCTCAGGGACGGATGA
- a CDS encoding glycosyltransferase family 2 protein: MVIDKFYLLFLFWSFGFIFLWNIPLLVRKKSLPHPIPKLSILIPARNEAKRLGVLLPSLRRQGIKPHEIIVIDDQSNDETAEVARREGCLVISITDLPEGWTGKNWACWQGTQKATGELFLFLDADTVMEPDGLEKIVSAYLELRGLVTLQPYHRMEKAYERLSAFFNLLTVAGVNAFTLLGSKVRPSGAFGPCMICARDDYWNVGGHARVKGEVLESLSLGKAFLAAGLPVHGFGGKGTIAFRMYPEGLPSLVEGFSKGFGTGAKATSRPTLLMIIAWIFGAVGSARELIQSMLLGPLADVWGWGFLYGLYVFQLHGRLRQIGNFGFPTALLYPIPLFFFIAIFITSLLRILLLRKVRWKGREVRTGVRKA; the protein is encoded by the coding sequence ATGGTCATCGATAAATTCTACCTTCTCTTTCTCTTCTGGTCTTTCGGCTTCATCTTTTTATGGAACATTCCGCTTCTCGTCCGAAAGAAATCCCTTCCCCATCCGATTCCAAAACTCTCCATTCTCATTCCTGCCCGCAACGAAGCAAAGAGGCTCGGCGTCCTACTTCCCTCCCTTCGCCGGCAGGGGATTAAACCCCACGAGATCATCGTCATCGATGACCAGTCCAATGATGAGACGGCCGAGGTGGCCCGAAGGGAGGGTTGTCTTGTGATCTCGATCACAGACCTGCCCGAGGGGTGGACCGGGAAGAACTGGGCTTGTTGGCAAGGGACCCAGAAGGCCACAGGGGAACTCTTCCTTTTCCTGGATGCCGATACGGTGATGGAACCCGACGGTCTTGAAAAGATCGTATCGGCCTACCTGGAGCTGAGGGGGTTGGTCACCCTCCAGCCCTATCACCGGATGGAAAAGGCCTATGAGCGACTTTCGGCCTTCTTCAACCTCCTCACCGTGGCAGGGGTCAACGCCTTCACCCTTTTGGGATCGAAGGTGCGGCCTTCGGGCGCCTTCGGACCCTGTATGATCTGTGCTCGAGACGATTATTGGAATGTGGGGGGCCACGCGCGAGTCAAAGGGGAGGTCTTGGAGAGCCTCTCCCTCGGAAAGGCCTTCCTTGCCGCCGGCCTGCCCGTCCACGGTTTTGGTGGAAAAGGCACCATAGCCTTCCGGATGTACCCCGAGGGCTTGCCTTCGCTCGTCGAGGGCTTCAGCAAGGGCTTTGGGACAGGGGCCAAGGCGACCTCCCGGCCCACCCTCCTGATGATCATCGCCTGGATATTCGGGGCCGTGGGCAGTGCCCGAGAGCTGATCCAATCGATGCTTCTCGGACCGCTGGCGGACGTTTGGGGGTGGGGCTTTCTCTATGGTCTTTATGTGTTTCAACTTCACGGAAGGCTAAGGCAAATAGGAAACTTCGGTTTTCCCACCGCCCTCCTCTATCCGATCCCCCTCTTCTTCTTCATCGCCATTTTTATCACCTCTCTCCTTCGAATCCTCCTCCTCCGGAAAGTCCGCTGGAAGGGGAGGGAGGTCAGAACCGGGGTCAGGAAGGCATAG